From the Helicobacteraceae bacterium genome, the window GATCGCTCCATCGCCGTGCCGCAAACAATACAAGAGGGCGTTCCAATTACCTACGTGCCGTTTCGCAACGGGATTTTTCTCTCGATCGCCGCCGCGATCGCCGAAAAGGAGGGCGCGGACGAGATCGTAATAGGCGCGGTGGAGGAGGATTCTAGCGGCTACCCCGACTGCCGAGAGGAGTTTTTGCGCTCGATGCAAGAAGCTATCGATCGCGGCGTTAAAGACGAAACCGAGATCGCGATCGCCGCGCCGCTTATTCATCTATCCAAAGGCGAGATTGTGCGCGAGGCGCTTAAACTAGACGTTCCGCTGAATCTAACGTGGAGCTGCTATCAAAACGAGGATAAGGCGTGCGGCGTATGCGAAAGTTGCCGCCTTCGGCTAAAAGGTTTCAAGCAAGCGGGCGCGGAGGATCCGATCGCTTATCAAAGCCTCTAAACCTAAGAGAGCTTTTGATATAATACAAACAGATCGATTAGGAGCGCAAAATGTTTAGATTTGTCGTTTTGGTCGCGTTTTGTTTTAGCGCGAGCTTTGCAAGCGTTGATAATAACATTGAGTTAGGCGAATTTTCTGTCCGAGCCGTAACCCAAGGGGGCGAATTAACGGCAATAGAGATATTCAAGAATAAAAAACCTTTTCAAAGGATAGAGGGTGTAGAGTGGTGGGAAGAGCTGAGATATTGCGACATTAACTTTCTTTACGGCAACCTTTACGGCAACGAAGACGAGATCGGTTTTGGGTATATATGCAACGCTACTTACAGCGCATGGGAATATAAATACGATCCGCAAGAACAAATGTTTGTTTACGCGGGACCTATGGAGGGGCTTGGCGTTTCCGAGATCAAAGAAACAGATAGGTTTTATGTAGGGTTAGATTACAATCACGACCACGAAAGAAACGCGCTACGCTACAAATCTATCTTAGTTTTTCAAAAACCGTCAAATAAAATTATTCAAGAAATCCGCCGCCAAACAAGCGGACTTGATTATACTCTCAATGGAGAAGCTAATGTATGCGAAGGCGACTGTTTAGCGGTTGGCGACTATAATTTCGACGGAATCGAGGATTTTTCGCTATATGTAACAACTTACAGCTCCGCCGGAGAAGAGAGAAACTATTTCTTATACGATCCGAACGAAGAAAGGTTTGTTGTAATGGAATTTGTAGGAGAGGGAGATACTAATTTACAGTTCGATTACGAAAAGAAACTTATTACCTCCTTCCACAAGGACCCCGCGACAAGCTTCTCCGGCGCTTTTGAGCGATACTTAACGTATAAAATAGTCGATAACAAAATGGTTCAAGTAAAAGCAGAGTGCCGTATAATCTATTACGGCGAGGCAAACGACGACGAATTAACTCTGCAACACGATTGCGATAATTACGGCGGGTTTTCGCGTTTAAGCTCCGTCGGGTTGAAAAAGAATTTCGAGCTGTTTGTCGCGTTAAACGGCGATAAAACAAAGGGTACGGCGATATACAGAGGACAAAAAGAGTTTCTCGATCTTTCTTTAAGCGGTAACGTTGCAAAGGATTTTACATACAACGAAATATATAGAGGCAAAGTAAACGGCAAATATATATTTACAATCGACGGCTACGAAATAAAAGACGCCTATTACATCAATAACGCGGGCAAAAAGTTTAAGTTGAAACCGGGGTTTTAACGCGACAAAACCCCCGCCTTATTCCCTCGATGCGTTTAGGCAAACATTGATTAGTATAAGGCTAAGCCCCAAAACAATGCGAAAAGCCGTAGATACCGATGTGTTTTTATCGTCTGCATCCAAAGAG encodes:
- the queC gene encoding 7-cyano-7-deazaguanine synthase QueC, which produces MNRSVCIVSGGMDSATALAITIAKGKEAIGVHFDYRQRTERKERESFNALCDRYRIKSRYAIDLGFFEAIGASALTDRSIAVPQTIQEGVPITYVPFRNGIFLSIAAAIAEKEGADEIVIGAVEEDSSGYPDCREEFLRSMQEAIDRGVKDETEIAIAAPLIHLSKGEIVREALKLDVPLNLTWSCYQNEDKACGVCESCRLRLKGFKQAGAEDPIAYQSL